The DNA sequence GATGCGGGCGGCAACGACCGCCGGACGTGACGTCTTCGGCTACAACCGGTCGATAGACGGCGCCGACGCAGCCCGGGCGGACGGTTTCGACGCCACCACCGATCTCGACGAGGCGCTGGGCAAAGCCGCCGACGCCGGCGCGCTGATCGTGCTGGCGGTGCCGATGCCCGCGTTGGCGCCGATTCTGCGCCGGGTCCGCGACCGCGCGCCGCACTGCCCGGTGACGGATGTCACCAGCGTCAAGGGAGCCGTGCTCGCCGAAGTGCGTGCCGCCGGTCTGCTGGAGCGCTTCGTCGGCGGGCATCCGATGGCAGGCACCGCGCACTCGGGCTGGCACGCCACCGACGCCGGTCTGTTCGTCGACGCGCCGTGGGTGCTCAGCGTCGACGAGCAGGTCGACGGGCAGGTGTGGACCGAGGCGATGACGCTGGCACTGGACTGCGGCGCGTTCGTCGTGCCGGCCCTGTCCGACGAGCACGACCTGGCCGCGGCGACGATCTCGCACCTGCCGCATCTGCTCGCCGAGGCCCTGGCGACCACGGCCGGCGCCATACCGTTGTCGTTCGCCCTGGCCGCGGGCTCGTTCCGGGACGGCACGCGGGTCGCGGCGACGGCGCCGGAATTGGTGCGGGCGATGTGTGAGGCCAACGCCACCCAGCTGGTATCGGTGCTCGACCAGGCATTGCGCCTGCTCACCGACGCGCGCGACCACCTCGCCGAGGGCCGCCCAGTGTCCGATCTCGTCGACGCCGGCCACGCCGCCAGGCTTCGCTACGACACCTTCAGCCGACCGTCCATCGACGACGTCGTGATCGGGGCCGACGGATGGCGTGCCGAACTGGCCGCCGCCGGACGAGCCGGCGGGGTGATCAGATCCGCTCTGCCAACCCGGGATAGTCCAGCAGAAAACCCTCCGCATCCACGCTGAGAGTCGTCTCGGCCACCGGCGAGTGCACCTTGATGCCGTCCGAGCCGCTGCTGTAGCTGATCGTCGCGACGTCGACCGACAGTTCGGGCACGCGCACGTAGACCACCGGCACCGTCACCGACTCGCCGGGCTGGCGGTACACCCCGGTGCGGCGGATCGGCAGCGTGTTGAAGAACGGGCTGAGGATCAGATCGACGTCGAGTGCGCCGTCGAACGCCGATCGGCTGGTCTGCCCGGAATGGTCCTGCACCAGCCACATACTCTCCTCGTCACGGGCGATGGAGAGCTGGCGTTCCCGCTCGGCCAGCGTGACGGTCAGCGAGAGGCGTTTGGTCGCGCCGAGTTCGTCGGTGACGAGGTCATAGGACGCACTGAACGCCGGATGCACCGGCGTCGCGGCGGCGACGATCCGGCCGTACGCCTTGATCCGGTCGCCGGACATCTGCACCCGTACCGACTCCATCCGGGGTACGTCGTGAGCACGCCACGTCAGTACTGCCGGCCATGAACCATGCGCTTCAGAGCGAGCCTCTTCACTCATCCCTCTACCGTATGCGAAGCGTCCCCACGTTTGCGGGCGGCTCGGGAACTGGACTGTGAACCGACGTGTGGACGTGATTCGACCGCGACTTCGTCATCGAGCAGCGGCTGCGGCAGACGACGCCACCGCCCCAACCGTCCGGTGCCGGGTGCCGAGGCCCACACCGTGAAGGCCAGCAGCGCGTCGAGGAGCAACGCCAAGGCCGTGACCATCAGCGCGCCCACCAGGGCGATGTAGAACTCCCGGATCTTGATGCCGTCGATCAGATAGCGGCCCAACCCGCCCAGGCTGGCGTAGGCCGCGATGGTCGCGGTCGCCACGATCTGAAGCGTGGCGGTGCGCAACCCTCCCAGGATCAGCGGCAAGGCGTTGGGAGTCTCGACCCGCAGCAGGATCCGGCGCTCGGTCATGCCCATCGACCGTGCGGCGTCGACGACCGCCGGATCCACGTTGGCGATGCCGGCGTAGGTGCCGGCCAGCAGCGGCGGGATGCCCAGCAGCATCAGCGCGACGGTGGGCGGCACCAGGCCCAGCCCCCACAGCAGCACGCCCAGTAGCAGCACCCCCAGGGTCGGCAGGGCGCGCAGCGCGTTGACCCCGGTCACGATCAGGAACGTGCCACGGCGGGTGTGCCCGATCAGCATGCCGACCGGGACCGCGATGAGCGCCGAGAAGAACACCGCGATCACCGTGTACTCCAGGTGCTCGAGGATGCGCGCGGTCAGCCCGGCCGGGCCCGCCCAGTTCTCGGCGGTGAAGATGAACGACAGCGCCTGCTGAAGGAAGTTCACGCCGCCACCTCCTGCGCCGTGGGCTTTCCGGTGCTGCGGTCGGCCCTCGTCCAGGGCGTCAGGGCCTTACCGGCCAACATGATCAGGGTGTCGATGACGATCGCCAGCACGAAGATGGCGATGATGCCGGCGACGATCTGGTCGCTCTTGTTGGACTGATAGCCCTCGGTGAACCAGGTGCCCAGGCCGCCGATCCCGATGACGGAACCGACCGCGACCATCGAGATGTTGGTCACCGCCACCACCCTCAGACCGGCGATGAGGACCGGGATCGCCAGGGGCAGTTCGATTTTGACCATGCGCGTGAGCGGCCGGTATCCGACCGCGGTGGCGGCGTCGCGCACCGCCGCAGGCACGGCGTCCAGCGCTTCGGGCACCGCGCGCACCAGCAGCGCCGTGGTGTAGAGCGTCAGCGCGACGATGACGTTGGCCTCGTCGAGGATTCGGGTCGGGATTATCAACGGCAGCACGACGAACAGCGCCAGCGACGGGATCGTGAAGACGATGCTGGCCGTCACCGTCGTCAGCCGGCGCAGTGCGGTGGTGCGCTGCACCACGGCGCCGAGAGGCACCGCGATGAGCAGCCCCAGCACGATGGGCACCAGCGACAGGCGCAGGTGGATCACCGTGAGTTCCCAGGCGTCGTCGAGGTTGTCGAGCAGATAGTTCACCGGCTCACCCCCGCTGCTTCTGCAGCGCCTCGAGCACGTCGGTGGCCAGCACCCCACCGATGGGTTCACCGCCGGCGTCCACGGCCACCCCCAGCCCGGACGGCGAGGACAGCGCCGCGTCCAGCGCCTGGCGCAGCGAGTCGTCCGGCCTGAACAGCGATCCACCCGCGGTGGTGCTGTCGTACAACGAGTTTCCGGTCCGGTGCAGCTCGACGCCGGCCGCGTCGATCCACCCGTAGGGCGATCCGTCGGGCTTGGTGACCAGGACCCACTGCCCGGCCGTCAGATCCAGCCCGTCGATGCCGGATTCGGCGACGACCCGCAGGTCGTGCATCGGCAGTCCGGTGGCGTGGCGGAACTGCAGGCCCCGGTAGCCCCGGTCGGCGCCGATGAATCCGGCCACGAAATCGTTGGCCGGGTTGGACAGGAGGCGCTCGGGGGCGTCGTACTGTTCGAGCACGCCGCCGCGGCCGAACACCGCGACCCGGTCGCCGATCTTCACGGCCTCGTCGATGTCGTGGGTGACGAAGACGATGGTCTTGTGCAATTCGGCTTGCAGCCGCAGGATCTCGGTCTGCAGCTCCTCGCGGACGACCGGATCGACGGCGCTGAAGGGTTCGTCCATCAACAGGATCGGCGGGTCCGCCGCCAGCGCCCTGGCCACCCCGACGCGCTGCTGCTGACCGCCGGAGAGCTGCGCGGGATACCGCTGGGCCAGTTCAGGATCCAGCCCCACCCGTTCGAGCACGCCCAGCGCGGCCTTGCGCGCCTTGCGGCGGGACTCTCCTTTGAGCACCGGGACGGTGGCCACGTTGTCGATCACCCGCTGGTGTGGCATCAGGCCCGCGCTCTGGATCACGTATCCGATGCCGAGGCGCAGCTTGACCGGATCGACGGTGGAGATGTCGGAGCCGTCGACCGTCAGCGTGCCCGAGGTCGGTTCGATCATCCGGTTGATCATCCGCATCGACGTCGTCTTGCCGCAGCCGGACGGGCCGACGAACACCGTCAGCGTGCCGTCGGGAACGACCAGGTCGAGGTTGTCGACGGCGACGGTGCCGTCCGGGTACTGCTTGGTGACGCCGGCGAATTCGATCACGATGACCTTTCGATGCTCAGGGCTGCAGGGGTTGGTCGAACCCGTGCTCCCGCACCCAGTTCGCCGCGGCTTCGTCCGGGTTGATGCCGGAGTTGCCGGAGGATTCGGTGTTGAGCCTGATCAGGTCCTCGGTGGTAAGCTCGGCCGACACCGCGTCGAGGACGGTCTTGAGCTCGTCGGACTTCTTCTGCGAACTGACCAGCGGGATCACGTTGGCGGCGAGGAAATTGTTCTTCGGGTCCTCGAGCACCACCAGGTCGTTCTCCTCGATGGCCGGGGAAGTGCTGAAGATGTTGGCGGCGGTGACGGTGCCGTCGGTCAACGCCCGCACCGTTGCCGGGCCGCCGCCGTCGCTGATCGCCACGAAATTGCTGCGCGGGATGTCGAGTCCGTAGTTGGCCTTCAGCCCCGGCAGGCCCTCGGCGCGGTTGATGAACTCCGACGGCCCACCGAACTTCACTTCCGCCGAATGCTCGGCGAGGTCACCGATCGTGGTGAGATTCCAACGTTGCGCGGTCTCCGAGGTGACCGCGACGGTGTCCTTGTCCTCGGCCGGTGACGGGTTGAGGATCGACAGGTCGCCCGGCAGCTTTCGGAACAACTCCAGCAGCACCCCGTCGGGAGTGGTGACTTCGGTACTGGGGTCGAAGTACTGCAGGAGGTTGCCGGTGTACTCGGGGATCAGATCGATGGAGTGGTCCTGCACCGCCGGGATGTAGGTTTCGCGGCTGCCGATGCCGAACTGGCGGCCCACGGTGAACCCGTTCGCCTCCAGCGCCTGCGCATAGATCTCGCCGATGATCTTGGACTCGGGGAAGTCCGCCGAGCCGACCACGATCGATTTCAGGTCGCCGGAGACCTCTCCACCGCCCAGCGGATTGGCGCTGCCGCACGCCGCCACAATCAGTGCTACCAGCGCGTACACCGCGCTCAGCGCGACACGGCGCCCGGCCTGCCCGGCTCGTCGGGAACGATTCACGCGAACGTCCTTCCAGCTGTGAGGCTCCTGGGAACCTTTCGTGACCCTAACGCGACCCGCGTACTGGTTTCATCGGAAGACGGAAAGGGGAAAATGGAAGGCATGACCAGCGATCCGTTCGCGTCGCCCGACACGCCGTCCGACACGCCGCCCCCCGCTCCACCGGCCACGTCGTCCGACACGTCGAAGCCAGCAAAGAAGTCCGGGACACCCGAGGACGCCGTCAAGTTCACCAGGGCGGCCGCGTTGTGGGGGTCGTTGATCTTCGGCTTCCTGATCCTGATCGTGCTGCTCATCTTCATCGCGCAGAACACCGAGTCAGCCGAGTTCGCCTTCCTCAACCTCAGCTGGAGCCTGCCGCTGGGCGTGGCGATCCTGTTCGCGGCCGTCGCCGGCGGGTTGTTGACGGTGGCCGTCGGCGCGGTACGCATCTTCCAGCTACGCCGCGCCGCGAAGAAGAACCTCAAGGCCGGTCTCTGACCCGGTCACCGGATCATCACCAGCTGGTCGACCGAGTCCTTCGGTAGCTCGCCGTCGACGGTGGCGGTGACGGCCATGTTGTTGACCGTGATGGCGCCCTTGTGGTTGTCCAGCCACGCCGTGTCCGCGGCGTCGCGGCCGGTGGCGATGCGCACCATCGACTGACGCGGCGCCAGGCACGTGGCATCGACCACCTGCCAGCGACCGTCAACCAGCGCCTCGGCGACCGCGTGGAAGTCCATGGGCTGACAGCCCGGGGCATAGACCGAGACCAGCCGCGCGGGCACATTGACCGAGCGCAGCAGCGCGATGACCAGATGGGCGTAGTCGCGGCACACTCCGGAGCCGGCGAGCAGCGTGTCGGCCGCCCCGTCGATCGGATCGCTGGAGCCGGGCACGTAGCTCAGACGGGTACCGACCCACGACGAGATCTTCTCCAGCACGGAGACCGAGTCGGCGACGTCGCCGAATTCGGTGCCACCGAAACCGAAGAACTTGTCGGCCTCCGCGTAGCGGCTGGGACGTAGGTACGTCGAATAGTCCAGGTCACCGACCGGGGCGGGGTCGGCCTGACCCAGCACGGTGGCCGAGTAGGTGACCTTCAGATTTCCGACCGGGGCGTCGAGCATGTGGATGCGGTTGCCGTGTTCCCCGGCGATCTCGCGGACGTCGGGGTCGATTGTCTTGCCGTCCAACTCGAACGACAACGACTCCGTCACCTCGGCCCCCGGATGCGGCGCGACCGCGATCTGGAACTCCAGCGTCGTCGGCGCGGTGATCTGGACGTCCAACTCCGCACCGACATCACGCTTCATCACCGGGCGTTTCCTTCCGATCCGGGAAAGGAATCCCGAGGGTTGTTTTTGGGGCACGCGTCTTTCTACCCCGCAATGACCTGCGCCGAAACTCGGCGGCGTCAGCTCAGCTGGGCCAGCCCGGCGGCCACCAGCGGGCCGACGGCCCGCTCCACCTCGTCGCCGTCATCGGACACGCCGCTCTCGCGGGCCCGGTAGGCGATGCCCGCGCCGATGATCGCGAGCTTGAAATACGCCAGCGCCATGTAGAAGTCCCAGTTGTCCAGCGAACCGCCGGCTGCGGTGGCGTACTTCTCGGCCAGGGCGTCGGCGGACGGGATCTGGTCGGCCGCCCACGCGGCGTCGGAATGCACCAGACGGAACGTCGGGTGCCGGTACACGCACATCAGTGCCGCGTCGGACAGCGGATCGCCCAGGGTCGACATCTCCCAGTCGAGGACGGCGACCACCTTGGTCGGATCGTCGTCGTCGAGGATCGTGTTGTCGATGCGGTAGTCCCCGTGCACGATCGCCGCGCGGCTCTGCGCCGGGACCGCGGCGGCCAGCTTGGCGTGCAGTTTCCTCACGTCGTCGTCGCAAGCGTCGTCGGCACGTTTGACGAGCTCCCACTGCGAACCCCAGCGCCGGACCTGCCGTTCCAGGTAGCCGGCCGGTTTACCGAAGTCGCCCAGCCCCACCGCGTCAGGATCCACCGCGTGCAGGTCGGCCAGCACGGTGATCAGTGAATCGACGCATGCCTCGATGGCGGCGGTGTCACCGAGCTCGGCGAGTTGATCGGAATAGCGCACCACCCGGCCGGGCACGTACTCGACCATCTGGAACGGCGCCCCCAGCACCGAGTCGTCGTTGCGCATCGTCACCGCCCGCGCCACCGGCACCGGGGTGTCGGCCAGCGCGGCCACCACCCGGTATTCGCGCGCCATGTCGTGCGCCGACGGGGTCAGGCCGTGCAGCGGTGGGCGACGCAGCACCCAGCGCGAGGTGTCGTCGCTGACCAGGAACGTCAGATTGGACCGGCCACCGGAGATGAACTCGGCGCGCAGGTCTCCGCTGCGCGGCACCCCGGCGTCACGCAGATGTCGATCCAGGGCGGTGAGGTCGAGGCCTTCGAGGTCGGTCACGCAGAACTGTCTACCACCGCTGGTTCCGGGGCAATAAGTCCCATACGTGTTCGGTGGTGTTCACCGCCGCGACGGCCAGTCGCCCGGTCCGCGAGGACAGCAGCCGGGTCACCGAGGCGTAGTCGACGTGGAACGACAGCAGCCGCTCGGTGGCCAGGATGCGGTGCAGCAGCACGTTGATCACCCCGCCGTGGCTGAACACCGCCACGGTGTCGTCGTGGTCGGCCGCCGCCACCAGGTCGTCGACAGCGGCGCCCACCCGCCCCAGGAACTCCGACTCGTCCACCCCGCTGGGCAGCCGGCCGTCGATGAGGCGCTGCAACTCCTGCGGATTCTCCTTGGCGATCTGCTCGACGGGAATGTAGTGCGGCAGGTCGCGGTCGTACTCGGCGAATCGTTCATCGATCTCGATGGGGAGACCCAACTTGTCGGCGACCGGTCGGCCTGTCTCGATCGCGCGAACCTGAGGGCTGCTCACCAAGCGGGTGATCGGGAAGCGGGCCAGCGCGTCGGGCAGCCGCGCCGCCTGCGCCAGGCCATCGTCGGACAGTCTCGGGTCGGAGCCCTGCCCGGGCTCGCTTCGCCGGGGTAACGCATGTCGGACCAGAAGCAGTTGCACCGTGACACCATAGGTCTCGTGCGCGCCTTCGCCTGCCCCGCGTGCGGGTCGTTCGCACCGTTCGAAGCGACCGCCTGCTCGGCGTGCGCGGCGACCATCGGCCTGCATCCGCCGTCGATGACGATGTTCGAACTCGGCAACGATGGTGTGGACATCGACGGTCGGTGCTGGATCCGCTGCACGCAGAGCGTGACACTGGGTTGTAACTGGCTGGTTCCCGAGGAGGGCGACGACGCCCGGGGCCGGGGCCGGTGCCTGCCGGACTCGTTGATCCGTCGCGAACCCGACGCCTCGGACACCGTCGCGCGGGAAAAGCTCGTGCCCACCGCCCAGGCGTTGCGCCGGCTGATCTACCAGTTGCTCGATCTGGGGCTGCCGGTGCAACCGTTCTGGCGCGCCGACGGGCCGCCCGGGCTCGCGTTCGACCTGCTGTCGAGCTACAGCGAGCGCGAACGGGTGACAATCGGGCACGCCGGCGGCGTCATCACCATCGACCTGGTCGAATCGCTCGACGCCTATCGCGAGTCCCTGCGGGTGCGCCTGGGCGAGCCGTATCGCACGATGCTCGGGCATTTCCGGCATGAGGTCGGCCACTACTTCCAGCACATCCTCGTCGAAACCGGTTCGGGCGCAGACGAATATCTCGCCGAGTGCCGTGCGCTGTTCGGCGACGAGCAGGCCAGCTACGCCGCCGCGATCGACCGTCACTACCGCTTTGGTGCGCCCGCGAACTGGGCCGAGTCGTTCATCTCGGAGTACGCGACGATGCACCCCTGGGAGGATTTCGCCGAGTGCTTCGCGCACTACCTGCACATCACCGACACCATCGACACCGCCCGCGAGGCGGGCATGGTGCTGCAGGCCGACCGCGTGCGGTTCGCCGCCCCGCGCGATGTGGTACCGCTGGAATGTTATGACGACGTCCCCGTCGAGCGGCTGCTCGACGACTGGTCGTGGATCTCGCTGTTCTTCAACAGGGTCAATACCGCGATGGGCAAGAGTCCGCTGTATCCGTTCACGATCCCGCCGCCGGTCGTGACCAAACTCGACTTCGTCCACCGGGTGGTTCGGGCCTCAGCCCGGGAGCGGAGAGCCGGATGACCTACCCCGCTGAGCTTTTCGACCTGACCGACCGCGTGGTCCTGGTCACCGGCGGCAGCCGGGGGCTAGGGCGCGAGATGGCGTTGGCCGCGGCGCGGTGCGGTGCCGATGTCGTCATCGCCAGCCGCAAGTACGACTCCTGCGTCACGACCGCCGAGGAGATCACCGCCGCGACGGGCCGGCGCGCGTTCCCGTACGCCGTGCACGTGGGGCGGTGGGACGAGTTGGACGGCCTCGTCGACGCCGTCTACGCCGAGTTCGGGCACATCGACGTGCTGGTCAACAACGCCGGCATGTCACCGCTGTACGACAAGCTGTCCGACGTCACCGAGAAGTTGTTCGACGCGGTGACGAACCTCAACCTCAAGGGGCCGTTCCGGCTCTCGGCATTGATCGGCGAACGCATGGTCGCCGACGGCGGCGGCGCCATTGTCAACGTCAGCACCCACGGCTCGCTGCGCCCGCACCCGTCGTTCATCCCCTATGCGGCCGCCAAGGCGGGGCTGAACGCGATGACCGAGGGCCTCGCGCTGGCCTTCGGTCCGACCGTGCGCGTGAACACGCTGATGCCGGGTCCCTTCCTCACCGACGTCAGCGCGGCTTGGGACTTCGGTGACAACGCCAACCCGTTCGGTAGCAGCGCTCTGCAACGTGCGGGGCAGCCCGCCGAGATCATCGGCGCCGCATTGTTTCTCATGTCAGATGCGTCGAGTTTCACCACCGGTTCGATCCTGCGTGCCGACGGGGGAAGCGTCTGACCATCCCGATCCGTCAGGGAGTGACTCCGGCACGACTCGTCAGGGAGTGACGATGTTGAACGCGGGATCTGGTTGGTCCAGCACCGACGTCAGTGATTCGAGGGCCGCGGCGTCGCCGGTGATCTGCAAGCCGGGCGAGTCGACGTCACCCCCGAGCAGGCTGATCAGCCGCAGCTTGCTGTCCAGGCGCAGGGTGGCGTGGGCGGTGGCCTCGTCGGCGGGCACCTTGCGGTAGACCAACACGCCGTTGCGAAGCGTCAGCCGGTAGTTGTCCTGCCCGCCGAAGGTGACGTCGATCGCGAGCTCCAGGTCCCAGGCGCGGGGGCCGTTGACGCTGATCGCCAGCACGTCGAACATCTGCTCGGGGGTCAGCTGACCCATCATCGACGGTGACGCGGCCTGCGTCGGGGTGCCGAAGTTGCCGTCGCGCAGTTCGGTGGCACCGGCCAGGAAGAAGTTACGCCAGGTCGCGGTCTCGGAACCGTAGGCCAACTGCTCCAGGGTGTCCGCGTACAGCTGTCGCGCCGCCCCGTGATTCTCGTCGGTGAACACCGCATGATCGAGAAGAGTTGCTGCCCAACGGGAATCACCCTCGTCGAACGCACTCTGCGCGAGTTCGACGACACGGTCGAGTCCACCCATCGCCGCCACGTAACGCGGCCCGATCGCTTCGGGCGGGTGCGGCCACAGCCGCGCCGGGTTGCCGTCGAACCAGCCCATGTAGCGCTGGTAGACAGCCTTGACGTTGTGGCTGACCGAACCGTAGTAGCCATGCGCGTGCCAGGCCCGCTCCAGCGCCGGCGGCATCGCGAACGTCTCGGCGATCTCGATGCCGGTGTAGCCCTGGTTGAGCTGGCGCAGCGTCTGGTCATGCAGGTAGGCGTACAGATCCCGTTGCAGCGACAGGAATTCCACGATCTGTTCCTTGCCCCACGTCGGCCAGTGATGCGAGGCGAACACCACGTCGGCCCGATCGGCGAACGTGTCGATAGCTTCGGTGAGGTACCCGGCCCAGCCGTGCGGATCGCGCACCAGCGCGCCGCGCAGCGTCAGCAGGTTGTGCAGGTTGTGGGTGGCGTTCTCGGCCATGCACAACGCGCGGAACCGCGGAAAGTAGAAGTGCATCTCGGCCGGCGCCTCGGTTCCCGGGGCCATCTGGAACTCGATCTCGACACCGTCGACGGTGTGCTTCTCGCCGGTTTCGCGGATGTCGATGGTCGGCACGATGATCGCCACCTCGCCGGTCGACGGGGTCTGTCCGAGCCCGCAGCCCACCTGACCCTGCGGCCCGCGGGCCAGCGCGGCGCCGTACATGTAGCCGGCGCGGCGCGCCATCGCGGTACCGGCGTAGACGTTCTCCTGCACCGCATGCTCGGTGAAGCCCTCCGGGGCGATCACGGCGACCTTCCCGGCGTCGACGTCCTCCTGTGAGGTGACCCCGAGGACGCCGCCGAAGTGGTCCACGTGGCTGTGGGTGTAAATCACGGCCTTCACCTCCCGGTCCCCGCGGTGCTGGCGGTAGAGCGCCAGCGCCGCGGCGGCGACCTCGGTGGACACCAACGGGTCGATCACGATGATGCCGGTGTCACCCTCGATGACCGTCATGTTCGACAGGTCGAAGCCGCGGATCTGGTAGATGCCGGGCACCACCTCGTAAAGTCCCTGCTTGGCCACCAGGGTCGACTGCCGCCACAGGCTCGGGTGCACGCTGGTCGGCGCGTCGCCGGTCAGGAACGCGTAGACGTCGTTGTCCCACACCACGCGTCCGTCGGCGGCGGTGATGACACAGGGGTCCTGCTTGGCGATGAACCCACGGTCGGCATCAGCGAAATCCCGGGTGTCGTCGAACGGCAGGGCGTTCAGGTGTTCGCGGTGGGCAGCCTCGATCGTCGCCGTGGGCGGCTTGTTCTCCATGTCTGCCAAGATAGCCACGCCGAGCCCGTCCGCGGTGGTTGACTGACGCAATGGATGTACGTCGAGTGGTCACCGGGCACGATGAGTCCGGCAAGTCCGTGTTCGTCAGCGACGAAGCCGTCGCCCCGCGGAAGCCGGTGCTGCTGCCCGGCTCGGAATTCACACTGCTGTGGGGCGGGGATGAAACGCCGCAGTTCCCCGATGACGGCTCGATGCCCAACTGGCACACCTACTTTCCGCCGGTGGGCGGGTTCCGGTTCTCGGTGTTCACGTTGCCGCCCGGGACCGCGGAGGCCAGGACGGACGACCTCACCACCGAAGAGGCGATCGCCGACGGCGAGCAGAAGCTGCCGGGGCTGCTGGCGCTGTTCGTCTGCGGGGCGCACCACGCCAAAGTCGACCGCGGCTGAATCAGCCGCTCTGCCCGGCCAGCCAGCGTTCAGCGCGCCGCTTCGACGCGCGGTACAGCCAGGCGTCCTGGATCACTCGATCCTGCTCACATGCGGCATGCCCGCCGCGATCTCGTGGACGTCGGCGACCGTGGCCGGCCGGTCAGCCATACCGAGGCAAC is a window from the Mycolicibacterium poriferae genome containing:
- a CDS encoding histidine phosphatase family protein; this encodes MQLLLVRHALPRRSEPGQGSDPRLSDDGLAQAARLPDALARFPITRLVSSPQVRAIETGRPVADKLGLPIEIDERFAEYDRDLPHYIPVEQIAKENPQELQRLIDGRLPSGVDESEFLGRVGAAVDDLVAAADHDDTVAVFSHGGVINVLLHRILATERLLSFHVDYASVTRLLSSRTGRLAVAAVNTTEHVWDLLPRNQRW
- a CDS encoding ABC transporter permease, with protein sequence MNYLLDNLDDAWELTVIHLRLSLVPIVLGLLIAVPLGAVVQRTTALRRLTTVTASIVFTIPSLALFVVLPLIIPTRILDEANVIVALTLYTTALLVRAVPEALDAVPAAVRDAATAVGYRPLTRMVKIELPLAIPVLIAGLRVVAVTNISMVAVGSVIGIGGLGTWFTEGYQSNKSDQIVAGIIAIFVLAIVIDTLIMLAGKALTPWTRADRSTGKPTAQEVAA
- a CDS encoding ABC transporter ATP-binding protein; translation: MIEFAGVTKQYPDGTVAVDNLDLVVPDGTLTVFVGPSGCGKTTSMRMINRMIEPTSGTLTVDGSDISTVDPVKLRLGIGYVIQSAGLMPHQRVIDNVATVPVLKGESRRKARKAALGVLERVGLDPELAQRYPAQLSGGQQQRVGVARALAADPPILLMDEPFSAVDPVVREELQTEILRLQAELHKTIVFVTHDIDEAVKIGDRVAVFGRGGVLEQYDAPERLLSNPANDFVAGFIGADRGYRGLQFRHATGLPMHDLRVVAESGIDGLDLTAGQWVLVTKPDGSPYGWIDAAGVELHRTGNSLYDSTTAGGSLFRPDDSLRQALDAALSSPSGLGVAVDAGGEPIGGVLATDVLEALQKQRG
- a CDS encoding zinc-binding metallopeptidase family protein, translating into MRAFACPACGSFAPFEATACSACAATIGLHPPSMTMFELGNDGVDIDGRCWIRCTQSVTLGCNWLVPEEGDDARGRGRCLPDSLIRREPDASDTVAREKLVPTAQALRRLIYQLLDLGLPVQPFWRADGPPGLAFDLLSSYSERERVTIGHAGGVITIDLVESLDAYRESLRVRLGEPYRTMLGHFRHEVGHYFQHILVETGSGADEYLAECRALFGDEQASYAAAIDRHYRFGAPANWAESFISEYATMHPWEDFAECFAHYLHITDTIDTAREAGMVLQADRVRFAAPRDVVPLECYDDVPVERLLDDWSWISLFFNRVNTAMGKSPLYPFTIPPPVVTKLDFVHRVVRASARERRAG
- a CDS encoding prephenate dehydrogenase; the protein is MCVIGLGLIGGSVMRAATTAGRDVFGYNRSIDGADAARADGFDATTDLDEALGKAADAGALIVLAVPMPALAPILRRVRDRAPHCPVTDVTSVKGAVLAEVRAAGLLERFVGGHPMAGTAHSGWHATDAGLFVDAPWVLSVDEQVDGQVWTEAMTLALDCGAFVVPALSDEHDLAAATISHLPHLLAEALATTAGAIPLSFALAAGSFRDGTRVAATAPELVRAMCEANATQLVSVLDQALRLLTDARDHLAEGRPVSDLVDAGHAARLRYDTFSRPSIDDVVIGADGWRAELAAAGRAGGVIRSALPTRDSPAENPPHPR
- a CDS encoding phosphotransferase family protein — protein: MTDLEGLDLTALDRHLRDAGVPRSGDLRAEFISGGRSNLTFLVSDDTSRWVLRRPPLHGLTPSAHDMAREYRVVAALADTPVPVARAVTMRNDDSVLGAPFQMVEYVPGRVVRYSDQLAELGDTAAIEACVDSLITVLADLHAVDPDAVGLGDFGKPAGYLERQVRRWGSQWELVKRADDACDDDVRKLHAKLAAAVPAQSRAAIVHGDYRIDNTILDDDDPTKVVAVLDWEMSTLGDPLSDAALMCVYRHPTFRLVHSDAAWAADQIPSADALAEKYATAAGGSLDNWDFYMALAYFKLAIIGAGIAYRARESGVSDDGDEVERAVGPLVAAGLAQLS
- a CDS encoding ABC transporter substrate-binding protein, with protein sequence MSAVYALVALIVAACGSANPLGGGEVSGDLKSIVVGSADFPESKIIGEIYAQALEANGFTVGRQFGIGSRETYIPAVQDHSIDLIPEYTGNLLQYFDPSTEVTTPDGVLLELFRKLPGDLSILNPSPAEDKDTVAVTSETAQRWNLTTIGDLAEHSAEVKFGGPSEFINRAEGLPGLKANYGLDIPRSNFVAISDGGGPATVRALTDGTVTAANIFSTSPAIEENDLVVLEDPKNNFLAANVIPLVSSQKKSDELKTVLDAVSAELTTEDLIRLNTESSGNSGINPDEAAANWVREHGFDQPLQP
- a CDS encoding transglutaminase-like domain-containing protein, coding for MKRDVGAELDVQITAPTTLEFQIAVAPHPGAEVTESLSFELDGKTIDPDVREIAGEHGNRIHMLDAPVGNLKVTYSATVLGQADPAPVGDLDYSTYLRPSRYAEADKFFGFGGTEFGDVADSVSVLEKISSWVGTRLSYVPGSSDPIDGAADTLLAGSGVCRDYAHLVIALLRSVNVPARLVSVYAPGCQPMDFHAVAEALVDGRWQVVDATCLAPRQSMVRIATGRDAADTAWLDNHKGAITVNNMAVTATVDGELPKDSVDQLVMIR
- a CDS encoding ABC transporter permease: MNFLQQALSFIFTAENWAGPAGLTARILEHLEYTVIAVFFSALIAVPVGMLIGHTRRGTFLIVTGVNALRALPTLGVLLLGVLLWGLGLVPPTVALMLLGIPPLLAGTYAGIANVDPAVVDAARSMGMTERRILLRVETPNALPLILGGLRTATLQIVATATIAAYASLGGLGRYLIDGIKIREFYIALVGALMVTALALLLDALLAFTVWASAPGTGRLGRWRRLPQPLLDDEVAVESRPHVGSQSSSRAARKRGDASHTVEG
- a CDS encoding LapA family protein, with translation MTSDPFASPDTPSDTPPPAPPATSSDTSKPAKKSGTPEDAVKFTRAAALWGSLIFGFLILIVLLIFIAQNTESAEFAFLNLSWSLPLGVAILFAAVAGGLLTVAVGAVRIFQLRRAAKKNLKAGL
- a CDS encoding putative glycolipid-binding domain-containing protein → MSEEARSEAHGSWPAVLTWRAHDVPRMESVRVQMSGDRIKAYGRIVAAATPVHPAFSASYDLVTDELGATKRLSLTVTLAERERQLSIARDEESMWLVQDHSGQTSRSAFDGALDVDLILSPFFNTLPIRRTGVYRQPGESVTVPVVYVRVPELSVDVATISYSSGSDGIKVHSPVAETTLSVDAEGFLLDYPGLAERI